In a single window of the Coprothermobacter proteolyticus DSM 5265 genome:
- a CDS encoding cupin domain-containing protein has translation MSTHYKVNYRDVEPEEVAGTEGGVTIRWLLHKDIGVPHFEMRLFEFPVGAKMYPHRHSWEHEIYTLEGQGRITVGEEPIDVQPGDALYVAPDIIHGYENTGNSVWKFICVIPKRD, from the coding sequence ATGTCAACACATTACAAAGTGAATTACAGAGATGTGGAACCAGAAGAAGTGGCTGGAACAGAGGGGGGTGTCACCATACGGTGGCTACTTCATAAAGACATTGGCGTACCCCATTTTGAGATGCGCTTATTCGAGTTCCCAGTAGGTGCAAAAATGTATCCGCATAGGCATTCATGGGAGCACGAGATATATACATTGGAAGGACAGGGAAGGATTACTGTTGGTGAGGAGCCAATTGACGTACAGCCAGGAGATGCTCTCTATGTGGCACCCGATATCATACATGGCTATGAAAATACAGGAAACAGCGTGTGGAAATTCATCTGCGTCATTCCAAAACGAGATTAG
- the ispG gene encoding flavodoxin-dependent (E)-4-hydroxy-3-methylbut-2-enyl-diphosphate synthase — MDVQRRKTKAVSVGNLVIGGGAPVVVQTMLKTNIIDLNAALEELRQDVAAGAQLIRFAVPDERAARNIGILVRQSPVPLVADIHFDPNLALIALESGVSKLRLNPGTIKDKVARREIVLLAKEKNIPIRIGLNTGSLPLERRRNSESLVDFAVRVMTEEVDMLRELSFENIVLSIKSSDPVENIAINRKLAQCFDYPIHLGVTEAGQGTEGLIYSVTGMAPLLLEGIGDTIRVSLNGPSVDEVEAAYHLLRACGVLKRGVHVVACPTCGRLERKTWDVVANLRERLKDVEEPLVIAVMGCMVNGPQEASRADIGVALGKVGAVLFKKGQVVRVIKPNEDIAEVILSELKTGEVEKKL; from the coding sequence ATGGACGTGCAAAGACGAAAGACTAAGGCAGTAAGTGTAGGTAACCTTGTAATCGGTGGCGGAGCCCCTGTAGTAGTACAAACCATGCTTAAAACGAACATAATCGATCTAAATGCTGCATTAGAAGAGCTTAGGCAGGACGTTGCTGCTGGAGCTCAACTAATCCGTTTTGCGGTGCCCGATGAGCGCGCAGCGCGGAACATTGGTATACTTGTAAGACAGAGCCCTGTTCCTTTGGTAGCTGATATACATTTTGACCCAAACTTGGCGCTGATCGCTTTGGAAAGTGGTGTGTCTAAGTTGAGGCTTAATCCAGGGACCATAAAGGATAAGGTGGCCAGACGTGAGATTGTGTTACTCGCGAAAGAGAAGAACATACCCATCCGCATAGGTCTTAACACTGGTAGTTTACCCTTGGAAAGAAGGAGAAACAGCGAAAGCTTGGTAGATTTTGCTGTCCGTGTAATGACGGAGGAAGTAGACATGCTTCGTGAACTTTCTTTTGAAAACATTGTGCTTTCTATAAAAAGTTCGGACCCTGTCGAAAACATCGCCATAAACCGCAAACTTGCACAGTGTTTCGACTATCCTATACATCTTGGGGTCACTGAAGCTGGACAGGGAACAGAAGGTTTGATTTATTCGGTTACAGGCATGGCTCCATTGCTCCTTGAAGGTATTGGGGACACAATCAGGGTTTCCCTGAATGGTCCTTCTGTAGACGAAGTAGAAGCGGCGTACCACCTTTTAAGGGCTTGTGGTGTTCTGAAGAGGGGAGTCCATGTGGTAGCCTGTCCGACCTGCGGTCGCTTGGAAAGAAAAACTTGGGATGTAGTAGCCAACTTGAGGGAGAGATTGAAGGATGTTGAGGAGCCTTTAGTCATAGCGGTGATGGGATGCATGGTGAACGGACCGCAAGAGGCTTCTCGTGCTGATATTGGTGTGGCTTTGGGTAAAGTCGGTGCTGTTCTTTTTAAAAAGGGACAAGTGGTGCGAGTAATAAAACCCAATGAAGATATTGCAGAAGTGATATTGTCTGAGTTAAAAACTGGGGAGGTCGAAAAAAAATTATGA
- a CDS encoding ribonuclease J produces the protein MIRFYALGGLGEIGKNLYVLEKDGKILVLDCGLKFSDVPGVDFLLPDFSYLEKRSKDILGLFLSHGHEDHIGGVPFFLQKVKVPVFGSRLSLELVKANLGSRAAEYEFVEVKAGESQKLGPFKLDFVEMRHSIPEALGLYVETDEANIFFTGDYKIEVAPVSGKPTDFKALASIGERGVDFLLADSTNAEPAMMWNGGASAGDCLTEQQVYELLAKEISESSGRVIVSTFASHIDRIQQILKIAEKEERSVAIEGRSLIRNLKIAEKLGYLDGLGHRIVTSQTLESLPREKQMIIASGSQGEPLSALVRISSGIHKRVRLERGDKVIIAAYPIPGNERAVTDVINSLLYKGAEVRFIHSSGHPCTGKDHQLIMLNLIKPKYLVPIHGEWQHLVGHAEIGKRAGLPGENIFLLENGDVLVYEKEKGQPRVKKHGIENVGALIVDGILSKVEAAVAIKERMKIGSEGVVIVEAIFDEKQSAWLVDTVMLGVVTDSSQSSVSQTLNGLIARMLNENTASDQKEIEQSIASTVKDYLKSMNQYPEVVVRLNSI, from the coding sequence ATGATAAGGTTTTATGCGCTTGGTGGTTTAGGAGAGATTGGAAAGAATCTATATGTATTGGAAAAAGATGGGAAGATTTTGGTACTCGATTGTGGTCTAAAGTTTTCTGATGTGCCCGGTGTGGACTTTTTGTTACCAGATTTTTCTTACCTTGAGAAAAGGTCGAAAGACATACTTGGCCTTTTTTTAAGTCACGGGCATGAAGATCACATAGGAGGAGTACCTTTTTTCCTTCAAAAGGTGAAAGTGCCCGTGTTTGGCTCAAGGCTTAGTTTGGAACTAGTCAAGGCTAACTTAGGATCTAGGGCTGCCGAGTATGAATTTGTTGAAGTTAAGGCAGGAGAGTCGCAAAAGCTGGGCCCCTTCAAACTCGATTTCGTGGAAATGAGGCACTCTATTCCAGAAGCGCTGGGGTTGTACGTGGAAACAGATGAAGCTAACATTTTCTTCACTGGAGATTACAAAATTGAGGTCGCTCCTGTTTCGGGTAAGCCCACAGACTTCAAGGCTTTAGCAAGTATTGGAGAAAGAGGCGTAGATTTCTTGCTTGCTGATTCCACTAATGCTGAACCTGCCATGATGTGGAATGGCGGCGCAAGCGCTGGAGATTGCCTAACAGAACAACAGGTCTACGAGCTACTTGCAAAGGAAATCAGTGAGTCCAGTGGACGAGTCATTGTAAGCACGTTTGCTTCGCACATTGACCGTATTCAGCAAATACTAAAAATAGCAGAAAAGGAAGAGCGAAGCGTCGCTATTGAAGGTCGTAGCTTGATTAGAAATCTGAAAATTGCTGAGAAGTTGGGATATTTGGACGGACTGGGCCACCGCATAGTGACGTCCCAGACGCTGGAGTCCTTACCCAGGGAGAAGCAAATGATTATAGCTAGTGGTAGTCAGGGAGAGCCTCTGTCGGCGTTAGTCAGGATTTCTTCAGGTATTCACAAGCGAGTCAGATTAGAAAGAGGCGACAAGGTAATCATAGCTGCATATCCCATTCCCGGTAATGAGCGGGCGGTGACTGATGTAATCAATAGTTTGCTTTACAAAGGTGCTGAGGTCCGTTTCATCCACAGCTCAGGGCACCCTTGCACTGGGAAGGACCATCAGCTCATAATGCTGAATTTGATTAAACCAAAGTATTTAGTGCCCATTCATGGTGAATGGCAGCACTTGGTTGGCCACGCTGAGATAGGAAAGCGAGCTGGACTCCCTGGTGAAAATATTTTCCTTTTGGAAAATGGAGATGTGCTCGTCTACGAAAAAGAAAAAGGCCAGCCTCGAGTCAAGAAACACGGCATTGAAAATGTGGGAGCTCTGATTGTGGACGGCATACTTAGTAAGGTTGAGGCTGCTGTAGCAATAAAGGAAAGGATGAAAATAGGTTCTGAGGGCGTCGTTATTGTGGAGGCAATCTTTGACGAAAAGCAAAGCGCTTGGTTGGTCGACACCGTGATGTTGGGTGTGGTCACGGATTCCTCCCAGAGTAGTGTTAGTCAGACTCTCAATGGTCTTATTGCACGCATGCTAAACGAGAATACTGCCTCAGATCAGAAAGAAATCGAACAGAGCATTGCTTCCACAGTAAAAGATTATCTAAAAAGCATGAACCAATACCCTGAGGTTGTAGTTAGACTGAACTCGATTTAA
- a CDS encoding 1-deoxy-D-xylulose-5-phosphate reductoisomerase, whose amino-acid sequence MALKVAVIGATGSVGKQTLEVIDRFPDKFVPTLLVGGKNVELLQILGKKYGCSVFSPWLHGPAELPLDKLESSDIMVYAASTVDYLNYMSHFLGLGKPVCLSTKEIIVEAWPLIESFSGLIRPVDSEHSALWRIGAKEPGVKSIYVVGSGGSLRDRKREEIENATLDQVLSHPVWNMGPKVTFDSAFLINKSMEVIEASHLFNLRGEQISIVIERTGSIHALVDFVDGSRNVFFSKPTMLIPIAYALSYPSILPLDEETVRQPGDALGYRLDKPDFDRFPWGKLGHYALELGYTSRMAFSVADEIAFECFKDKIMKPSDIYDFLVKAIEDYRAISYPESITEYFSLRHDMIEKMWKEVRAI is encoded by the coding sequence ATGGCTTTGAAAGTAGCTGTTATTGGAGCCACAGGCTCTGTTGGCAAGCAAACATTGGAAGTAATCGATAGGTTTCCTGATAAGTTTGTGCCGACCTTGCTAGTGGGCGGTAAGAACGTCGAACTTTTGCAGATTTTGGGAAAGAAATATGGTTGTTCAGTCTTCAGTCCATGGCTTCATGGTCCTGCAGAATTACCATTGGACAAATTAGAGAGTTCAGACATTATGGTCTACGCTGCATCTACGGTGGATTATTTAAACTACATGAGCCATTTCTTGGGCTTGGGGAAGCCTGTGTGCCTTTCAACAAAAGAAATCATAGTAGAGGCTTGGCCATTAATTGAAAGCTTTAGTGGATTGATAAGACCAGTGGATTCTGAGCACAGTGCTCTATGGCGCATAGGGGCAAAAGAACCTGGTGTCAAGAGCATTTATGTAGTTGGATCAGGAGGTTCATTACGTGACAGGAAGAGGGAAGAGATAGAAAACGCAACCTTGGATCAGGTGCTCAGTCATCCTGTGTGGAATATGGGACCCAAGGTCACGTTCGATTCTGCTTTTCTCATTAACAAATCCATGGAGGTTATCGAAGCGTCTCACCTGTTCAACTTGAGGGGCGAACAAATTAGCATTGTCATAGAAAGGACTGGATCTATTCATGCTTTAGTAGACTTCGTGGATGGCTCACGAAACGTCTTTTTTTCAAAGCCGACCATGCTAATCCCTATTGCTTACGCTTTATCATACCCAAGTATTCTCCCCCTTGATGAGGAGACAGTAAGGCAGCCCGGCGATGCCCTTGGTTACCGACTAGATAAGCCTGACTTTGACAGGTTCCCTTGGGGCAAGTTAGGCCACTATGCTTTAGAACTTGGGTATACGTCCAGGATGGCGTTTTCTGTGGCTGATGAAATTGCTTTTGAGTGTTTCAAAGACAAGATTATGAAACCTTCTGATATATATGATTTCTTAGTCAAAGCCATAGAAGATTACAGAGCAATATCTTACCCCGAGTCTATAACTGAATATTTCTCATTACGCCATGATATGATTGAAAAAATGTGGAAGGAGGTTCGAGCTATTTGA
- the tsf gene encoding translation elongation factor Ts encodes MEISASLVKQLRDETGAGFMECKKALEETGGDLEKAKLVLKEKGLARAEKKIGRAASQGLIHAYIHGEGKLGVLVEVNCETDFVARTDDFKELVHEIALQIAGMAPEYVAVEDVPEEVIEQEKEIYRKQAENEGKPAEIIDKIVEGKLQNFYKSKVLLEQPYVRDDSKTIKDLIKEKIALLGENIVVRRFVRWTLGE; translated from the coding sequence ATGGAGATATCTGCATCACTGGTTAAACAGCTAAGAGACGAAACTGGCGCAGGGTTCATGGAATGCAAAAAGGCCTTGGAAGAGACTGGTGGAGACCTAGAAAAGGCAAAGCTTGTTTTGAAGGAGAAAGGATTGGCTCGCGCAGAAAAGAAGATAGGTCGAGCTGCTTCTCAAGGACTCATTCACGCCTACATTCACGGTGAGGGAAAACTAGGTGTATTGGTGGAAGTCAACTGTGAGACAGACTTTGTTGCCCGAACGGATGACTTTAAGGAGCTGGTGCACGAAATTGCTTTGCAGATTGCAGGTATGGCACCAGAGTATGTAGCCGTGGAAGATGTTCCTGAAGAAGTCATTGAACAGGAAAAGGAAATTTATAGAAAACAGGCGGAAAATGAGGGAAAACCTGCAGAGATAATTGATAAAATTGTTGAGGGCAAGCTGCAGAACTTTTACAAATCCAAAGTACTGCTTGAGCAGCCTTATGTAAGGGATGACTCAAAAACAATTAAGGATCTGATCAAGGAAAAAATAGCCCTTTTAGGAGAGAACATCGTAGTCCGCAGGTTCGTCAGGTGGACGTTGGGCGAGTGA
- a CDS encoding M50 family metallopeptidase: MSALYVVLAIIALSVLMIFHEYGHYLAAKRLHYPVTAFGIGFGPNIIKKQIGETEFRVGILLFGAYVEVPAMDGEGNETIKPLHKVAIALAGPLMNFILAFLVVFVVLVSGNPLEPSAVVGSIVPNSSAAEVLQVGDKILQVDGKSINSFEDFQRIVASKKVGDEVSLVIERDDNQLTVEVEVRELSYEGETFVGVGISGAPTKYSPLAALGKSFQELWTMIKELWKALVLIISRPKNVEVMGIIGITATMASFAKANLMLFLYLVAFISANLGFINLVPFPALDGSLILVGLIESAIRRPLPKSWVNTVNIIGFVCLMGLMIYVSLLDIGRLMGF; encoded by the coding sequence TTGAGTGCTTTATACGTAGTACTGGCAATTATTGCTTTGTCAGTGCTTATGATTTTCCACGAGTACGGCCATTACTTAGCAGCCAAGAGGCTACACTACCCAGTGACGGCTTTTGGTATAGGCTTCGGCCCAAACATCATAAAGAAACAGATCGGTGAAACCGAATTTCGTGTAGGCATACTTCTCTTTGGAGCCTATGTAGAAGTTCCTGCCATGGATGGTGAAGGAAACGAAACTATAAAACCACTTCATAAAGTTGCCATTGCCCTAGCCGGTCCGCTGATGAACTTCATACTAGCTTTCTTAGTTGTGTTTGTTGTTCTTGTGAGTGGCAACCCCTTGGAGCCAAGCGCAGTTGTGGGCTCTATTGTTCCTAACTCTTCAGCTGCTGAAGTGCTGCAGGTTGGTGACAAGATTCTTCAAGTGGATGGTAAGTCTATTAATAGCTTTGAGGATTTTCAGCGTATAGTGGCTAGTAAGAAAGTTGGGGATGAAGTTTCACTAGTCATAGAGCGAGACGACAATCAACTTACTGTTGAAGTGGAGGTAAGGGAACTTAGCTATGAAGGGGAAACTTTCGTGGGTGTTGGAATTTCAGGAGCTCCAACTAAGTATTCTCCTTTAGCTGCTTTAGGAAAGTCTTTTCAAGAACTTTGGACCATGATAAAGGAGCTCTGGAAGGCTTTAGTACTGATAATCTCCAGACCGAAGAATGTGGAAGTGATGGGAATAATTGGCATAACTGCTACCATGGCAAGTTTTGCCAAGGCTAATCTTATGTTGTTCCTTTACCTGGTAGCGTTTATAAGTGCTAACTTAGGGTTTATAAACTTGGTTCCATTTCCGGCTCTTGACGGGAGTTTGATTTTAGTTGGTCTTATTGAGAGTGCTATAAGAAGACCATTACCCAAAAGCTGGGTAAACACGGTGAACATAATTGGTTTTGTGTGCTTGATGGGTTTGATGATCTATGTATCGCTACTTGATATAGGGAGGCTTATGGGATTCTAA
- the mscL gene encoding large conductance mechanosensitive channel protein MscL, with the protein MLKGFKAFLSRGNVLDLAIAVIIGAAFNSVVKSLVEDIFTPLLGMLGGLPDFSSWKVGPLMLGSFVNSLLSFLFTAAVIYFVLVAPAEALKNAAKEKQRAETLDKATETPPEEIQLLRRIVELLEKK; encoded by the coding sequence ATGCTTAAGGGGTTTAAAGCTTTTCTGTCTAGGGGCAATGTATTGGATTTGGCTATCGCAGTCATCATAGGAGCCGCTTTCAACAGTGTAGTCAAATCTCTTGTGGAGGACATCTTTACACCTTTGTTGGGAATGTTGGGTGGTCTGCCCGATTTTAGCAGCTGGAAAGTTGGGCCGTTGATGCTTGGCTCCTTTGTTAACAGCCTTCTTTCGTTTTTGTTTACCGCCGCAGTAATTTATTTTGTGCTGGTGGCGCCAGCTGAAGCCTTGAAAAATGCTGCGAAAGAAAAACAAAGAGCTGAAACTTTGGACAAAGCTACAGAGACGCCACCTGAAGAAATCCAGTTACTTCGACGCATTGTGGAACTGCTTGAAAAGAAATGA
- a CDS encoding uridine monophosphate kinase has translation MKLSGELLSGENGVFSASYLNELSEAVLRLRNEGKQIAFVVGGGNIWRGRDADLLGINGTDADYIGMLSTAVNGLMLKSCFESRGLKAELVSSFLIEGTAYRRHPSEIRNLLENQVTVIFVGGTGMPHLTTDTLAAIRAVEISADLLVKLTKVDGVYDKDPIKYVDACKYDVLTFDEAVQKSLGVMDLAAFALLRDKNIPVAVIKGTDPMELIAFLHDPSKGTLVVPNLEEVHGE, from the coding sequence GTGAAATTAAGTGGTGAGTTACTAAGCGGAGAAAATGGTGTTTTCTCCGCTTCTTATTTAAACGAGCTATCTGAAGCTGTTCTACGCCTAAGGAATGAAGGTAAGCAGATTGCATTTGTGGTTGGCGGAGGGAACATTTGGAGAGGTAGAGATGCTGACCTACTTGGTATAAACGGAACTGACGCTGACTATATCGGCATGCTTTCTACGGCAGTCAATGGCCTCATGCTTAAGAGCTGTTTTGAATCCAGAGGGCTAAAAGCGGAGCTCGTTTCCAGTTTTCTAATAGAAGGGACTGCCTATAGGCGCCATCCTTCGGAAATCAGAAACCTTCTGGAAAATCAAGTCACCGTAATATTCGTTGGCGGTACGGGAATGCCGCATTTGACCACTGACACTTTGGCGGCCATCCGTGCCGTTGAAATATCAGCTGATTTGCTGGTAAAGTTAACGAAAGTAGATGGCGTGTATGATAAGGATCCGATCAAGTACGTGGATGCTTGTAAATATGATGTGCTTACGTTTGATGAAGCAGTACAGAAGAGTCTAGGTGTCATGGACTTGGCAGCTTTTGCACTACTTAGAGATAAGAACATTCCTGTGGCTGTTATAAAGGGCACCGACCCTATGGAATTAATTGCATTCCTGCATGACCCTAGCAAAGGCACGCTAGTCGTACCTAATTTAGAGGAGGTGCATGGGGAGTGA
- the rpsB gene encoding 30S ribosomal protein S2, translating into MAVVTLKQLLEAGVHFGHQTRRWNPKMKPFIYAERNGIYIIDLQKTYEQLEAAYSFVRDASKEGKTVLFVGTKRQAQEPIREEAERAGMPYVNQRWIGGFLTNFRTIRTRIKKYKELLALREQGYIESLDYKEQKRVMRELEKLDKYYSGVKDMDTLPDILFVVDTKKEEAAIREAKKIGIPVVAMIDTNCDPDLVDYPIPANDDAVRAIKLITSKIADAILEGREGRQGIVSSEGQQASMEEIAEELEAIDETEKYLDLIDEEKEEE; encoded by the coding sequence GTGGCAGTAGTAACTTTGAAGCAACTATTAGAGGCTGGTGTGCACTTTGGCCACCAGACGAGACGCTGGAATCCGAAAATGAAGCCTTTCATCTACGCGGAAAGGAACGGTATTTACATTATCGATTTACAGAAGACTTATGAGCAATTGGAAGCTGCTTACTCGTTTGTTAGAGATGCCAGCAAGGAAGGTAAAACAGTGCTCTTCGTTGGGACGAAGAGACAGGCTCAAGAACCCATTCGTGAAGAGGCTGAAAGAGCTGGGATGCCTTATGTAAATCAACGCTGGATAGGTGGATTCCTGACAAATTTCAGGACTATTAGGACGCGTATAAAGAAGTATAAAGAGCTTTTAGCTTTGAGAGAACAGGGATACATTGAATCCTTGGACTACAAAGAACAGAAGAGAGTCATGAGAGAATTGGAGAAACTTGATAAATACTACTCCGGGGTAAAAGATATGGATACCCTGCCGGATATTCTTTTTGTAGTAGATACCAAGAAGGAAGAGGCTGCCATAAGGGAAGCTAAGAAAATAGGTATACCTGTAGTGGCAATGATAGATACTAACTGTGATCCTGATTTGGTTGACTACCCCATACCTGCCAATGATGATGCTGTTAGAGCTATCAAACTTATCACTTCAAAAATTGCCGATGCCATCTTAGAAGGTCGCGAAGGACGTCAGGGCATTGTGAGTTCGGAAGGGCAGCAGGCTAGCATGGAAGAGATTGCAGAAGAGCTGGAAGCTATCGATGAGACCGAGAAATACTTGGATCTCATTGATGAAGAGAAGGAGGAAGAATAA
- a CDS encoding phosphatidate cytidylyltransferase, whose protein sequence is MQRTQVFKEIVFRTLWGILVVGTVLVSCLWRESYLLLSIGIGVLSSLELAAMYKEPWWSVVPLSAVVYVVTLLRGIDSGLIVALVLTVLTTLKLNPNQSKDRFSVLVRLFACYIGLSAGSFPTLQIQLGSVEPLIVFWLAIWIFDSTAYLWGRFLGQEKFAPFISPGKNLEGFVFGYITTVLGCVLLSVWLREPLFNVFGIVIPLAGISGDLLESWAKRVVGVKDSGKLIPYHGGVWDRFDSSLLASLAVLVTVKWL, encoded by the coding sequence TTGCAAAGAACGCAAGTGTTTAAAGAAATTGTCTTCCGAACACTATGGGGCATATTGGTTGTTGGAACCGTACTTGTAAGCTGCCTGTGGCGAGAGAGTTATTTGTTGCTTAGTATAGGGATAGGAGTTCTTTCTAGTTTAGAGCTCGCTGCCATGTACAAAGAACCTTGGTGGAGTGTTGTTCCTTTGTCTGCTGTTGTCTATGTTGTTACATTGCTGCGGGGCATCGATAGTGGACTAATCGTGGCCCTGGTGCTTACGGTTTTAACCACGCTAAAACTGAACCCAAATCAGTCCAAAGATAGGTTTTCAGTCTTAGTTAGGCTTTTTGCTTGTTACATCGGATTAAGTGCGGGCTCGTTTCCCACGCTTCAGATTCAGCTTGGATCTGTTGAACCATTGATTGTGTTCTGGTTGGCTATTTGGATTTTTGATTCCACAGCCTATCTATGGGGCAGGTTCTTAGGGCAAGAAAAATTCGCACCATTCATAAGCCCTGGCAAAAACTTGGAAGGTTTTGTTTTCGGCTACATAACCACCGTGCTTGGCTGTGTATTGCTTAGTGTTTGGCTAAGGGAACCACTATTTAACGTTTTTGGCATCGTAATACCTTTAGCCGGAATCAGTGGAGATCTGCTGGAATCTTGGGCAAAAAGGGTGGTCGGAGTTAAAGACTCTGGTAAACTGATTCCTTACCATGGCGGTGTGTGGGATCGCTTTGATAGCTCCTTATTGGCCTCTTTGGCTGTTTTGGTGACAGTAAAATGGCTTTGA
- the frr gene encoding ribosome recycling factor translates to MKEHEITRQAREHFQKTINTMSDQLSTVRASRVSPAILEPVTVEYEGAKYKLSELAMVVAQDARTLIIEPWDVSMIPAISRSLQKANVGANPSDDGKRIKLVFPSLSQERREELARLVDKYLEEARIALRNIRREYIDEVKSKEKKKELSEDESRRIQNELQKAFEEYEKQMEQICQRKRKEIMEE, encoded by the coding sequence GTGAAGGAGCATGAGATCACTCGGCAAGCAAGGGAGCATTTTCAAAAGACCATCAACACTATGAGCGATCAGTTAAGTACGGTTCGCGCTTCCAGGGTAAGCCCTGCCATCTTGGAACCGGTGACTGTGGAGTATGAAGGGGCAAAATACAAGTTAAGTGAACTCGCCATGGTAGTGGCTCAGGATGCCAGGACACTGATTATTGAACCATGGGATGTTTCCATGATCCCAGCCATATCTCGCTCGTTGCAAAAGGCGAACGTGGGTGCTAACCCAAGCGATGATGGTAAGAGGATAAAGTTGGTGTTTCCGAGCTTGTCTCAAGAGAGAAGAGAAGAGCTAGCGCGGTTAGTTGACAAGTATCTCGAAGAGGCACGAATCGCCTTGCGAAACATAAGGCGAGAATACATCGACGAAGTGAAATCGAAGGAAAAGAAAAAAGAACTTTCAGAAGATGAAAGTAGGCGTATCCAGAACGAATTACAGAAGGCATTTGAAGAGTACGAAAAACAGATGGAGCAGATTTGTCAGAGAAAACGAAAAGAAATCATGGAAGAGTGA